One genomic segment of Chrysiogenia bacterium includes these proteins:
- a CDS encoding ATP-grasp domain-containing protein, with translation MQKHPVLILAGNDRVATALVHALAFQEFDTFVAASEPYAHALYLVGDARRISLRRTDDPKYVANLLGQCAENQIRVVIPSSDAELLLLADARGWFQAQGVDLLMCASEGLKTSMDRQHLMERCREIVATPLSQPIGDQFKTGDWEFPVLVRKRHRISGDEVGVANTPAELDRMGWGDDLIAQSYLGGERYIVEVLTDETGTPVFAVPIVELRNRQSDSVAYRTIHDPELQELALRVVAELGLTHGVSVRFQRNRDDNLFLNDVTPRFSRTLPLVIAAGFNPVTASLRGLLGIQQPSRPAEMADMAMIPGSDPLFLPCEEVERLEDLFFRTRLERND, from the coding sequence ATGCAGAAACATCCTGTCCTCATCCTTGCCGGCAATGACCGCGTTGCGACGGCTCTGGTACATGCCCTGGCCTTCCAGGAGTTCGATACCTTCGTCGCGGCCAGCGAGCCCTACGCCCATGCCCTCTATCTGGTCGGCGACGCGCGGCGCATATCCCTGCGACGCACCGACGACCCGAAGTACGTTGCGAATCTTCTGGGGCAGTGCGCCGAGAACCAGATTCGCGTCGTCATTCCCTCCAGCGATGCCGAGCTGCTTCTGCTCGCCGATGCCCGCGGGTGGTTCCAGGCCCAGGGCGTCGACCTGCTGATGTGCGCCAGCGAGGGTCTGAAGACCAGCATGGACAGGCAGCATCTGATGGAACGCTGCCGCGAGATCGTCGCGACGCCGCTCAGCCAGCCCATCGGCGACCAGTTCAAGACCGGCGACTGGGAGTTTCCGGTGCTCGTTCGCAAGCGTCACCGGATTTCCGGCGATGAAGTGGGCGTCGCCAACACGCCCGCCGAGCTCGACCGCATGGGCTGGGGCGACGACCTGATCGCGCAGTCCTACCTCGGCGGCGAGCGCTACATCGTCGAAGTCCTCACCGACGAGACGGGAACCCCCGTCTTTGCCGTCCCGATTGTCGAGCTCCGCAACCGGCAAAGCGATTCAGTGGCCTATCGCACCATTCACGATCCCGAGCTTCAGGAACTCGCGCTGCGGGTCGTTGCCGAGCTGGGCCTGACCCACGGGGTGTCGGTTCGCTTTCAGCGCAACCGCGACGACAACCTGTTCCTCAATGACGTCACGCCGCGTTTTTCCCGAACGCTTCCGCTCGTAATCGCCGCGGGTTTCAATCCCGTCACGGCGAGTCTGCGCGGGCTGCTTGGCATCCAGCAACCCAGCCGCCCCGCCGAGATGGCGGACATGGCCATGATCCCCGGCAGCGATCCGCTCTTTCTTCCCTGCGAAGAGGTCGAGCGGCTCGAAGACCTGTTCTTCCGCACCCGCCTGGAACGAAACGACTGA